ATTGGGAATTGTTTAGACAGGATACACACCCTCCTTTTGACATTCACTTATATGGCAAGAGAATCTTGGACAAGCTTTCCTTCAAAGTGGACAGTGGAGGAAGCATGTCCTCTACTGATGTTGTGATGGGCCAACCCAAGCATGATGTTGCAAGGACATTTTCTGCACTTCTGCAGCTGGTATTTACTTTTTTCTGCTTGCAAGCATATACGGCATGCTTGTTCTTGCGATCAAAAATTGAGAAACTTTATGTATTTACCACAAACTTTTGATTTCTGGTGAACAATGGGAATGTTGATCTAAAAGAGCTCCAAGAAGTGATGAGTTTGTCCATCCATGTGAAGTTCCTTCGCCATGCCAGTAGAGAAGATATGGGCAACTGTTCGACAAGGAAGAGAGTTAATTTCCCTTTGAGGAAAGGGTGCATAAAAGCAAAATTCCTCCACCTCAGAAGCCACCTCACCTTTAAAATCATTGCATCAGAATGGCAGGTTCTCTCCTAAGCTTGGGAAGGGCAGTGTTATCAGGTGTACTCCTGAGGGGAAGAGAAGACGGAGTTCTACTCGGTTTATAGAGCTATTTGATTTTCAGTCTGCTGGTTGACatgaaacaattttttttaaaaaaaaaaaaaattaaggatgatgTAAAATGGTTGTTGAATGGTCTAGAGATCATATATCAGTACCATACTCATGTAACTCGGTATATCAGTTCCCTCTAACAAGTGGGTAGGCGACAACACTTTAATTTATGGCTTAGGTCTAGGCAGGTATATATGTTAAAAATTTCTGTAATTCTTGTATGTTTATTCATTAATCAATATATTTTTCGGTTGTCCATCCTTGTTTATATGTAATAGTAGCAATGCCCCATTAATAAatctaaacttttttttttgtgttaaaGTTGTCTGTGTCAATCTCATTTGAGATAGTGTCTAAGATGAAACATTTTTAGCTACAAACAAAAACTTCTCGACAAGGCTAGATGCCTGTTTCTAGGTGACTTCTCTTTTGCATTTCATTTCAATATCTGTATGATTTACTATTGTGGATAGAtaaaatgttttcttttttcttttttcgtaCAAGATATCATTTTCACAAAACATTAGGGGCGTCATTTTCGTCTATGATTTTTGTACATGTTTTTGGATGCTTTTTCTCCGTGTTTTATCATTTGATTGGATCGATGCATGATATCTCTTGCGTGGGGTTCATAAATCGCTTGATTTTAGCTCCATGAGTTGAGCAAGGGGTCGAAGCCCTTTATGTCGTGTCTGATGTCCGTGGCCTCTTCGTTCACATTGGCTCTAGAGTTGGGGTTGGTGGAGAAGATATGGACGATATCTCCCTTCTTTATGTCGAGGTGGGTAAGGCCAGGGTGGAGAGTAGGAGAAAGGAGTCGAAACCAAGCAGGAAATGTGATAGTGATGCAGTGCATGGGTTGAAACTGAGTGAACAACGAGCGATATATTGTCTCCTCGAGGGAAGAAGGTTATCACCGAAGGTTGGGCTGCGAAATATGTCATGATGGACGAGGTGAAGGAGCATGGACAAGTTATAACGAATCCACTTTGTTTTCATTTGAGGTGAAAAGCAATTCATCTTTCAGGATTTTTTATCTTCCACCAACGTTAAGAATTCTTATTTATTGAGCTAATTTGGGTGAGGCCATCATTGGGTGGGAAACGAAGGCTTTGTCGTGGGGAAGAGAGGTATGTATAGACCTGCCAAGAGGAAATCAGAGGAACATCAAATGCACGACCACTTTAATTATGGAGTCCATACGAGAGGCCATGTTGGACTCATTTAGTTCGTGGGAGTAGGAGGGGAAAACTATGGTCAATAAAAAAATGGAGAAATACTTTacgtttggttggagtttttaaagaaaagagatgagaaaatagcttcttccatggaaataggattcccacatttcattaGAAAGAAAAAACTACGAGGGCTACGGGAAAGTCCAATTCCCACCGGCTGagaattaggattttttttttgcaaaactaCCCTTAAGCTTTTTAGAAAGAATagggtaagttttttttttattattattattaaaggtATAACAAGTATTTTACACAACTACAAGTACTTTGCACAGCTTTCTCAAGAAAATAGATgtttaaccaaacataagtCACTCTAGAATATGTCATTTTATTGTTGGTCAACTAAACATGCAAAAGCCACTTTTTCAAGTATCATATAACTAAgcattagttttattgaaaaaatatttcagtGAGGAGAACTTCTTTCCACAAATTAAATGAGTTCGTCTTGATCCAATCAGGCCAATTAAATGGAGGGGTAAAAGTTTCCAAAATTACGTACAGTGGatgcaaacaaaaataatacttTAAAAAGTGTCGGCTTTGCATGAATGTAATCATGGAAATTTTTTCataatttatgataatttttACTAGAAGGAGGTATTTATAGGAAAATTATAGGTAGTGCAACCTCATCCAAGCTCTTGCATGATACCTAGTTGAGGCTTATATGTTCGAACAAAACCTGTCTCTCCCAATATTTTGCCTTTTTTTATTTACTTTCTGAAAGAGCACCATGCAACCTTCCACcaatatttatattttgctcttttcttttaatgtagtTTCTGAAAGAGCACCGTGCAACTTTCCACCAATATTTGCATGCAATATGCTGAACAAATCTCCCAATTTAGTTGTTCAATCTGGCCTATGACCGTCTTCAATTTGTGGTCTGTATAATTCTTGCTCCCGAGCGATGCAATAATGTGAGCAGCCTCCTGTGATGCCTAGATTTGCTGAAAGAATGTGAGCATGATTTCGTTTGCACGGTTCTTGATGTGGCCACTGCCAAAATTGTTCCCAGCTACTTTATCTGATACTTGTTTGCCCCTTTTGCGGCATCGTTGCCTATGAGGTTGATCACAAATTTGGAGCCTGGTTATGTTGTTGATGCAAATGTTGTATTTGACCAAACAGCATATGTTGGGCACTAGAAGTCCTAGTGgtgcttcttttgtttttcttcttctccttctcctcctccttgcaCCTtttgtttgcatataatagtgtGCAAATGAGGCCAGTGTGCAAGATTGGCTTATGAAATAGAGGCAGTCCTCCTTCATAGCCTGACCTCTGACCAATCTTgatgaaattaatatttaaacagTTTGCAGGTATGTCCACCAAGAGGCTAAACCAGGGGGGCTACTCGAACCgttattgttgttgtttttgGGAGAAAGCAGGGCTAAGCCTACCGTGGCCATTATGTTTATTAATATAAACCATATAATAGATACAGTACAAGATAAGTCTCAGTTTCAAAAAGGGCTCActttcatcaataaaaatgcgTACTTATTCTCACGCACTTTCTGCTGTAAATCATCAGTCTACATATATTTACAAGCACtgtagtttatcataaatacaaACAATTCattttttgctttttaagaagcaatCCATTTGCTATCGCTGGCCAAGTACAAAAGAGTAACGGCCATCTGTTTGCACAAAAAGAGTAACATGGAGAGCTGGTGCGGCAGCAATGGACGGAGACCCTGAAACATTTTTCAGTAAatactttttcaaaaaaaaaaatccagtaaATAGAAACATTCTTCTCTGCTCTAAATAATGCAGTTTTTTCTACAAAATAGGAAACAGAAAGTCGGTAAAGAGGGCGGTGTGATGGGCTGTACCTGTCTCAGTAGGCTACGAAATCACATTATGCGACTTTTTCATCATTTGCCTGTGCCTTCGCAATTGCTCTGTCAACACCGGATGACAACTTTGGAAATATAACTTTTCTAGGGATGAAGGCAGGCCCTTTTCTGGCAGCGAGCGGATCTCAGGGCAATTTATTATCTCCAAAACTCGGAGGGTGGAAAGGCTATGCAACAACTCTGTTGGCAGGGACTGAAGATTGTTGCAATTTACAAGGCGTAGCCATCTGAGAGATTTGAGTCCTTGCAACCACAATTGCTCCTCTCCAGCGAACAATATGACTTGAGTTGAGTCAACGATTGTGAGTGATTCAAGGGAGGCTGGGGTGATTGTGGAGAACAGCACTTTGACCAGAGCAGTGTCGTCGATGCACAGGAAGCGAAGACGTGCCGAACCCTCGCCATGCTCTTCCTCATTTGCCAATACCGTGAGCCGAGGACATCTTCCTATACTCAAAAAATCAAGAGATCTGAGAGCTCGTAAGTCCCCTAGGGACCTCAGTTCTCCGCAGTCCCGAATATTCAAACTTGTGAGAGCAATCATGTGACCGAGCACTTCTCCTGGAAGAGATGTTATGTGTGGGCAGCGGTTTAACTCCAATGAGGTAAGAGAGGTGAGATTGTGCAGGCAGCCGGGTAGTGACTCATCCAGATGACCACATGAATCCAATGCAAGCCATCGGATAGAAGAGGGAAGGATCAATTGCACTGGGGACGGGAGCAAGGGACAGTCCATGATTGTCAAATACTCGAGGGAGAGAAAATCTTTAAACCTCTCCATTGGCAACCGCACAACCTTCTGACAGCCAAAAATACTCAAGTCCCTGATAGCCGGCAGGTGGTGTGACAACAGCCATTGTTCCAGATTTACCAGGTTTGGACAATGCAAGATACGCATGCAAGAAATTGAAGAGGTCCTACTGCTGCTTCTGCTGCGCTCTGTCATACTGCTCTCATCAGTAAAACCATAGTCTCCGTCCCATGCTTCTGGGAGCATATTTATTCCCACATTCTCTAGGGACAAATTtctgagagagggagggagggaggctaAACCCCTTAGCATGGGACAGTTCAGGATACAGAGTTTAAGCAGTCGAGGAAACATCTGGATACCTTCAATTCTGAACCATTCTTCCCATTCCGGCATGTCTGAAATCTCCAGCTCTTTCAGCAACAAGAATCCTTGGACCTCTGGAGAGCCAAAGAATTCATGACCAACTTGCTTCACCGCATGCATATTTTTGATGCACAGAATCTCGAGGGATGGCAACTGTCCAAGAGATGGCAGTTGCCCGCAACTTTGGATATTTTCTAGGCAAATAGCTTTCAAATATTTGAGCGATTGTGGCTCCAGCCAACTTGGAAATCGGACACCACCATAGTTTCTGATTTCCAACCTTCGGAGATTGGAATGCGGTTTGAGGCCTTCAAGTACATCATCGTTCCCTGAGCTGGTGCCTCTATCAATATTCCATATCAAGGCCAATTCATCAAGGTACTGTTTATTATTCAGCTTAGCCTGACTGGCCTCTTCCTCACTTTCGATGCTCTCAAGATTTTTAATGCAAATTCTTCCATGAAGCTGTATCATGTCCTTTAATTCTTCAATCTTGTGCCCTCTCTGCTTTACAACTTTGAATACCCGCAACTCTTGGAGATATGTTAACTTGCTGATATCAGCCATCTTACAAATTGTCTCCTCATCTGCTTTAAGCTGCCTCAATTTAACTAGGTTGGTCATGCGTGTAGGAAAATTTTCAATTGGGCAGCCAGATATATTTAACACCTGAAGATTGTAAAGGTTACACAGTGATTCAGGCAACCTTCGAATTCTGGTGAAAGAGATATCAAGGTATCGAAGATGTTTTAAATTGCCAATACTTTCAggcaactctttgatccgacAATTCCTGAATTTCAACACACGGATCTTTGTTGACGCTGTGAACAAGCAATCAAGCACAGACCAAAATTTTGTATAATACAAATTCTTGAAGACAAGGGTGCGTAGATTCTTACAATTGGCAAAGTTACTCAACTTCAGATTCAGAGTATTTATTGATAGGTGTCGGAGCCTGCTGGGGATTTCCTGCCACTTGCCATCTTCTATTCTTAGATGTTCATCTACTGAGACAGATTG
This portion of the Phoenix dactylifera cultivar Barhee BC4 chromosome 11, palm_55x_up_171113_PBpolish2nd_filt_p, whole genome shotgun sequence genome encodes:
- the LOC120112416 gene encoding putative disease resistance protein At3g14460, with translation MEALRSVGGSITSAVLDNLAGLVISDVIQQFGRHSGLQDDLMRLQATLARTRFILGIAEKKRTKDDNLAQILQVLKDAAYDAEDLLDKFKYQVLQQKAESQENQRGTFLFPSLTLARNVFNRDGDAVAKVREVMGRLDSIADDMEKVIRLLDLDDEGKKYQRSARRETSSFLTEPEVFGREKEKEKVIKLLLNSPDATESGDDPIRVCSKRQKKDSISIVPVVGIGGIGKTTLAQHIYNDPKLNDYFDLKIWVCVFDNFDVKRLTKEIIESVTRERLSDHQNLNCLQEILKEKIMSKRFLLVLDDIWNDDRNEWDLLCAPLRSGLQGSKILVTTRSQKVAKMMGTMEAVFLEGLPNDAYWEFFSRLAFGSQNPKEHLELEAIGRKIADRLKGSPLAAKTLGGLLNLDWDERHWRTIMNSEIWELKQREDDIIPVLQLSYQYLPGYLKQCVAYCSIFPKDYAYTKDGLVQVWMAQGFIVPQGNVRIEEVGSEFFHDLLDRSFFQHKWEDVYVMHDLIHDLVQSVSVDEHLRIEDGKWQEIPSRLRHLSINTLNLKLSNFANCKNLRTLVFKNLYYTKFWSVLDCLFTASTKIRVLKFRNCRIKELPESIGNLKHLRYLDISFTRIRRLPESLCNLYNLQVLNISGCPIENFPTRMTNLVKLRQLKADEETICKMADISKLTYLQELRVFKVVKQRGHKIEELKDMIQLHGRICIKNLESIESEEEASQAKLNNKQYLDELALIWNIDRGTSSGNDDVLEGLKPHSNLRRLEIRNYGGVRFPSWLEPQSLKYLKAICLENIQSCGQLPSLGQLPSLEILCIKNMHAVKQVGHEFFGSPEVQGFLLLKELEISDMPEWEEWFRIEGIQMFPRLLKLCILNCPMLRGLASLPPSLRNLSLENVGINMLPEAWDGDYGFTDESSMTERSRSSSRTSSISCMRILHCPNLVNLEQWLLSHHLPAIRDLSIFGCQKVVRLPMERFKDFLSLEYLTIMDCPLLPSPVQLILPSSIRWLALDSCGHLDESLPGCLHNLTSLTSLELNRCPHITSLPGEVLGHMIALTSLNIRDCGELRSLGDLRALRSLDFLSIGRCPRLTVLANEEEHGEGSARLRFLCIDDTALVKVLFSTITPASLESLTIVDSTQVILFAGEEQLWLQGLKSLRWLRLVNCNNLQSLPTELLHSLSTLRVLEIINCPEIRSLPEKGLPSSLEKLYFQSCHPVLTEQLRRHRQMMKKSHNVIS